The Bacteroidales bacterium region CTTCGTATTGCCGAATTCCGGGCACAACCGCGATGATATGTCCTCCAAGATGGGGATGTGGCTCTTCCTTTTTACGGAATTGTTGCTTTTCGGCGGCCTCTTCCTGGTATATATGATCTACCGGTTCGTCTATCACGATGATTTCCTTGAAGCTTCCCTCAATCTGCAAGTATTATTCGGAGCGGTGAATACGATCGTCCTGCTGACCAGCAGTATGACCGTAGCTATGTCGATCACGGCCATGCAGAAAGGAAACGCTCAGTTGTCAAAAAGGCTTATTTGGTTGACTATTCTTTCGGCAGGCATCTTTTTGGTAATTAAATTTTTCGAATGGTCCGCCAAGTTTGAACATGGATTGTTCCCGGGGATGGCGCATTACGGGGAATTAGCAAACGGGGAAAGATTATTTTTTTTCCTGTATTTCTTCATGACCGGTCTCCATGCTCTGCACGTCATTATTGGAGCTATCTTCCTACTCTATGTTATAAAGTCCATTCAGAAGCAAAAAGTCAGGCAGGATAAATACATGCTCCTGGAAAACGCAGGCCTTTACTGGCACCTTGTCGATTTGATCTGGATTTATTTGTTTCCGTTGTTTTACCTTATTCATTGAGAAGAAGACAGAAATAGTGGAATAGTGGAACAGTGGAACGGTGAAACAGTGATTTTAAAATTTAAAATTTGGAATAAATAGTATATGAACCATCAAGATAAACCATCAAGCCACGCACACGAAGTGCATATTACAAGTTACAAGGACCATGCGAGCACTTTTCTCGGTTTGGTCCTGTTAACCATCATGACAGTTACGGTTTCCGTATTTGGCGCTGATCTTTACACACTGACGGTTCTGACAGCCCTGGCCATTGCATCGACAAAAGCCATTGTGGTAGCCTTGAATTTCATGCACCTAAAGCATGATCCTAAGATCTTCCGGGCCATGATCGGGATCGTCCTGCTGTTGTTTATTGTGTTCGCTGTGCTGACACTGGTGGATTACATGATAAGGCCATAGAGATAGTGAATAGTGAAACAGTCGAACAATCGAACCTTGATTCTGGAATTTGAAATTTTAATAAATAAGTAAAAACAAAAAAATGTCTGGTGCCTCAAATTTTGTTCAGGGTGTAGATCTTACCTTCATCATCATACTGGGGGTTTCTGTATTTTTCCTGGTAAGCATCACTGCAGTGATGATTTATTTCGTTATACGTTACAGCAGGAAGAGAAATCCAAAGGCCACCAATATCGAAGGAAATAACACCCTCGAGATCGTCTGGACCGTAATTCCGTTGATTTTGGTACTGATCATGTTCTACTTTGGATGGCTCGGATTCCGTCCGATGCGCAACGTGCCGGAAGGTGCCATACCGGTCAAGGCCATCGGTCAGATGTGGAGCTGGATGTTCGAATATGAAAACGGGAAAAATTCTGCAGAACTGGTTGTGCCGCTCAATAAGCCGGTGAAACTCAATCTGTCCTCCCGCGATGTCATCCATAGTCTTTATATCCCGGCGTTCCGCATCAAGGAAGATGTTGTCCCGGGAAAGAATAATTATTTGTGGTTCACCGCCCAGGAGGAGGGTGAATATGATATTTTTTGTGCGGAGTTTTGCGGTGACCGGCATTCATATATGCTCAGCAAAGTAAGGGTGCTGCCCGAAGCTGAATACAACTCCTGGTTAGCGTCTTCAGATATCCCTGCCGGTGAGCACCCCGGGCTAACGCTTATGAAGCAAAATGCCTGTGTTACCTGCCATTCACAGGATGGAAGCAAAATTATCGGTCCTTCATTTAAAGGATTGTTTGGAAGAAAGGAAATAATTATCGCTGATGGGATTGAAAAAGAAATCACCGTGGATGAAGCCTATATAAAACGTTCCATTTATGAACCAAATGCTCAGGTAGTCAAAGGATTCAACCCCGGCCTGATGATCTCCTATCAGCAACAGCTATCTGAAGAAGATATTCAGAAGATTATTGATTATATGAAGGGGTTGTAAGCAGAATACAGAATACAGAAGTCAGAAATTGAAATCAGAAATCGAAAATCGAAAATCGAAAATCGAAAATCTTACGGTTTTCCTTGAATTGTCGAAGGTGAAAATAACCTTCGCGGTTGCATTAACGACCATTACGGGATACCTTTTGGCCGGGGGTTCTTTTGATATTGGACTGATCCTGCCAACACTCGGGATTTTCCTGCTGGCCTGCGGATCTTCAGCAATCAATCATTTCCAGGAACGTGACCAGGATGCGAAGATGGAACGGACCCGCAACCGTCCAATCCCGTCCGGAAGAATTTCACCGGCTGGTGCGCTGGTCTTTGCCTTCCTGCTCTCTGCCTCAGGCTCGGTGCTCCTTTACCTGGGTAGTGGCATGCTCGGCATGCAGTTGGGTCTTATCGCGCTCATCTGGTATAATGCCATCTATACCCCCCTGAAAAAAAAGACCGCCTTTGCCGTTGTTCCCGGAGCTGTCATTGGCTCGATACCGCCACTCGTTGGCTGGGTTGCAGCAAGAGGACATCTTGGCGACCCCAGGGCAATCTTTATGGCATTTTTCTTTTTCATCTGGCAGGTACCTCATTTTTGGCTTCTAATGCTCAAATATGGCGATGAATATGTCAAAGCAGGCTTTCCTTCTATTACACAGCTTTATACATCCAGGCAGATCAAGCATATCACCTTTATCTGGATTCTGGCCACTGCCGTGTCAGCAATGATGCTTCCCGTATTCGATGTGGTGGATTCATGGGTGGTAATGGGTGGATTGCTGATCTCCTCTATCTGGCTTGTCGGGCAGTTTACCAGGCTGCTTTCTATACGTGACCTCCCCTTCAACCCGATCCGGTATTTTATGAAGATCAATTATTTCGTGCTGGCAGTAATCATCTTTCTTTCCCTCGACAGGTTTATTTAACCTCGTTGCATCCATACCATTCATCGCCTGATTTCGGTTTCGATATGAATTGAATCTTTTACATCCCTGATATTTTATACTTATTTTTGTAAGTGTCATGAGGGTATTTAAAAAGATATTCTTCTTTTATTATGATGGTTTCCATTCCATGACATGGGGCAGGAAACTCTGGATCATCATCCTGATCAAGATTTTCATTATGTTTGCCATTCTCAGGGTTTTCTTCTTTCAGGATTTCCTTGACAGTCGTTTCGGCTCCGACCGGGAAAAGAGCGAATACGTTGTTGATGAACTCACCAAACGTAATTTGAATGATTGATAGTATTGATTATTCACTGGTTGACTGGTCACGTGCGCAATTTGCCCTGACTGCCATGTATCACTGGCTGTTCGTTCCGCTGACGCTCGGTTTGTCTTTTATAATGGCTATCATGGAATCGATCTATGCCAGGACCGGCGACCCGCACTGGAAAAAGGTGACCAAATTCTGGATGACACTGTTCGGGATAAATTTTGCAATTGGGATTGCCACGGGGATCATACTCGAGTTCGAATTTGGCACCAATTGGTCAAACTATTCCTGGTTCGTGGGCGATATCTTCGGCGCTCCGCTGGCCGTGGAAGGCATTATGGCTTTCTTCCTCGAATCCACATTTGTCGCCGTGATGTTTTTTGGGTGGAATAAGGTGAGCAAGAGGTTCCACCTGGCTTCCACCTGGCTTGTGGCAGTCGGTGCCAGCCTTTCGGCCCTGTGGATCCTGGTAGCTAACGCCTGGATGCAGAACCCGGTCGGGATGCAATTCAACCCCGATACTGCACGAAACGAAATGGTGAATTTCTGGGAAGTCCTATTCTCCCCTACTGCGATCAACAAATTCCTGCATACTGTCACTTCCGGCTTCGTGCTGGCCGCCGTTTTCGTCATCGGGATCAGTGCATGGTTCATGCTCCACAAACGTGAAATGCTTTTCGCAAAAAGAAGCATGCTCGTGGCTTCCGTATTCGGCCTGGTGTCAGGATCTTTCCTGATCCTGACCGGGGACGGGTCTGCAAGGGAAATGGCCAGGGTGCAGCCGATGAAGTTCGCTGCTATGGAAGGACTGTACGATGGACGAAGAAACGCGCCATTGGTTGCTATAGGGCTTTTTGCAAAACCTGGAAGCCCGGGCAATCCGGACCAGGAGGAATTCCTGGTCAAGATAGAAATTCCAAACATGCTGTCATATATGGCTTTCCTTGATCCGCACGCTTTCGTGCCGGGCATTAAAGACCTGATACAGGGGAATGAGCAGGAAGGCCTCATTTCTTATGCAGAAAAGATAAAAAGGGGGAAAATGGCGATACAAACGCTAAAGGATTATAAAAAGGCCGTTGCAGATAATGATAAGGCACTATCAAATGCCCTGAGAGCGAAATTCGATGATCCTGCATTTATTGACAACTATTTCAGGTATTTCGGTTATGGATATTATGACGATCCTAAAGATATCATCCCCAGTGTGCCGGTATCCTTCTATTCATTTCATGTTATGGTCATACTGGGCGTGCACTTCATGATTCTGTTCCTGCTGGTCTTCATTTTGTTATTTAAAGGTACGATACATCAGAAACGATGGATCCTGTTTGTAGCATTATTCACTATACCTCTCGCTTACATTGCCTCCATGGCCGGTTGGATGCTTGCAGAATTCGGCAGGCAACCCTGGGTCATCCAGGACCTGATGCCGACCATCGCTGCAGTCTCCCGAATCGACAGCACATCAGTGCAAATCACTTTCTGGCTTTTTGCTGTTCTGTTCACCGCTTTGCTTATTGCCGAAGTCAGGATCATGACTGAGCAGATAAAAAAAGGCCCTAAAAACGAAGGAGGTCACTGATATGTTTGAAAATCTGTCATATTTGGCTTTACAGCAATACTGGTGGATCATCATCTCCCTGCTGGGCTCAGTGTTGGTTTTCCTCTTCTTTGTTCAGGGAGGGCAGACGCTGATTTACAAATTAGGCCGTACCGAAACCGAACGTACAATGATCGTGAATGCATTAGGCCGCAAATGGGAGTTCACCTTCACTACGCTGGTCACTTTCGGCGGAGCTTTTTTTGCCTCCTTCCCACTGTTTTACGCCACCAGTTTTGGTGGGGCCTACTGGGTCTGGATGCTGATCCTGATCGCTTTTGTGATACAGGCCATCGCTTATGAATTCCGCACAAAGCCCCGGAATTTCCTCGGGCAAAGGACCTTTGAGACTTTCCTTTACCTGAACGGCGCAGTAGGTACAATCCTGGTCGGGACTGCAGTCGCTACGTTCTTTACCGGGTCGTCCTTCTTTGTAAACGATATGAATTTTTCCGAATGGAAAACCCCCTTTCATGGACTTGAGCTGGCTTTCGGTTTTTCAAAGTACACTGCTTTCATAAACCTGTCACTCGGCCTTGCTGTCTTTTTCCTGTCCAGGGTGCTGGGAAATCTCTACCTGGTGAATACCATCGATGATGCCATACTTCATAAACGTGCTTTTCATCTTTTATTCCGCGATGCCTTGCCATTCCTCTTATTCTTCCTGTTTTTCCTTGTCAATATCCTTGTTCGCAAGGGATTTGCTTACAACCCGGATACAGGTGAAGTTTTCATGGAACCGTTCAAATACTTGCACAACCTCATACAGATGCCGGTTGTTTTGATCCTGTTGCTGGCCGGCGTAGCATTGGTCGTGGCCGGGCTCTATAAAACCTGGAAGTCATATGACACTTTTCACACTAAAGCCATCTGGTTTGTCGGGCCTGGAGCTATCCTGACCGTTTTCGCCCTTTTTCTGACTGCAGGGTTCAACCATACGGCTTTTTACCCTTCGATCTATGACCTGCAAAGTTCCCTTACGATCGAAAATGCATCTTCCAGCAAATATACCCTGGCAGCCATGAGCTATGTTTCATTGCTGGTGCCGTTCGTCTTCGCTTACATTTGGTATGCGTGGAAGGCAATTAATAAAAAGAAGATCGACAAAAAAGAAATGGAAGAAGAAACACATAAATATTAGTTCAAAGTTCCAAATTTCAAATTTCAAATTTCAAACCACTAACCAACATGCATACAGTCCAAATACTATGGCTCCTTGCCCTGCCAGTGTCTATTTTTCTTACTTACCGGGTGATATTATTTGTCCTCAAAAAATACGAAAAGAAATTTCCACAGGATGTTGAAATAAATTCTGGTGAAATTTCCTGAAATTTTTATATCTTTGTAAAATAGTAATTTCTTGATATTAAGATATATAATAATGAAGATAAGAAGATTTTTACTCATTACACTGCTTTGGTCTACTATGACTTTTACTTCATTGGCGCAATCCACTTCAGCAGCCGCGCCTGACACAGCAGATTATCCTTACTGGATCGAAATGATGGCCGATCCTACGGAAAATTTTTTCCATGTACAGAAAGCCTTCAACATTTATTTTGAAAATCGTGACATGACCAAGGTCAAAGGCTGGAAACCATTTAAAAGATGGGAATACAGGATGCTCGAGGGGCGGATATACCCCGATGGTACCCGCCGGCCTGAGGATCATGTTATAAAGGCATATGAGCAATATCTTTCTTCCCATCAGGGGGCCCGCTCCCTGGCTGGAGATTGGACTAATCTGGGCCCTTTCGTTATTCCCGACGGAAAAGGCTACAAAGGCCTGGGAAGGCTCAACGCCATCGCCTTCGACCCTGTCGACCCGGATATTATCTGGGTCGGATCTCCTTCAGGCGGTCTTTGGAAAACGACGACAGGTGGCAATAACTGGATATCCTCTACGCAGGATCTACCTTCGCTCGGCGTTTCAGCTATTCTTATTGATCATACCAATCCATCAGTAATGTATATCGGCACAGGCGACCGGGATGCCGGCGATGCAAATGGGATTGGTGTTTACCGGTCTACCGATGGTGGAGAAACCTGGGAAGCATGGAACAGCGGAATTGGTAACCGGATTGTCGGCAGATTGCTCATGCACCCTTCCAATCATCTGATTATTTTTGCTGCCACAAATGGTGGGCTTTACCGGTCTACAAATGGCGGCGGCACGTGGACACATATCGAGAACGGCGATTTCAAGGATGTCGTTTTCAAACCAAGTGATCCAGGTATTGTGTATGCTGCCGGTAATGGCAACTTTTACCGTTCCACTAATGGCGGACTTTCTTTTTCCCAGGTAACCAGCGGGCTTCCGGGAAGCTCACGGGCTGCAATCGCCGTTTCACCTGACAATCCTTCTTATGTTTATGTGATCCTCACGAATGGCGATTCCTTCAAAGGTTTGTACCGTTCGACCGACTCCGGCCAGAATTTTTCAGTACGCTCCACATCCCCGAACATCATGAGCTGGGGCTGCAACGGCGGTGATGGCGGACAGGCCTGGTACGACCTCGATATTGCTGCAGATCCGACTGATTCCGATGTCATTTTCGCCGGTGGGGTTAATTGCTTCAAATCTGCCAGCGGCGGTACTACCTGGAATATCAGTTCCCATTGGTGGGGCGATTGCGGAGTAACTTCCGTACATGCCGACCTTCATGTTCTTGAATACAATCCTTTGAATAACAGACTTTATGCCGGCAACGACGGTGGGGTTTATTATACTACTAACCAGGGCGCCAGCTGGGTCGAGATAACCAATGGATTGCCCATCGGCCAGGTTTACAAGATCGGGCAAAGCGCCACAGTAAGGAATAAAACGGTGAATGGTTACCAGGACAACGGGTCTTCAACTTATATGGGTGACTACTGGCAGAATATCCTTGGTGGTGATGGCATGGAATGTGCAGTAGACCAGGTCGATGCCAATTACAGCTACGCTACTATCTATTTTGGCTATATAGCCCGCTTTTTCCAGAATATAAACAACGGAACCGTCGCAGAAAACGGGTTTAACGGCATCAATGAATCCGGTGCATGGATTACTCCTTTCCTCCTGGATGAAAAGAACCCGAACATCATGTTCGTCGGCTATAAAAACATCTGGCGCTCTACCAATATCAAATCACCATCAAACCAGATCATATGGCAGAAAATATCTGACGGGCTTGCTGGTATCAATGATCAGGATATGAGGGCGCTGGAACAATCCCCAGCCAATACTGACATTTTATTTGCTGCCCGTTATGATAACAAGCTTTTTCGTACCGATGACTGCAAAGCTGCAAGCCCTTCCTGGATTAATCTGACTTACATGTTGCCGGAAATTGCCGGGATCAATGACGTGGAATGCGATCCATTCATCCCGGACATTGTTTACATTTCCCTGAACAATAGAATTTACAAATCAACTGACCGCGGACAAAGCTGGGAAGATATTTCCGGAACACTGCCTGATGTAGCGTACACGAGCATCGCTACTTATAAAAACAGCCATGGCGGACTTTATATAAGTTCCGATATCGGGGTCTTTTACCGGGATGAGTTTATGAACGACTGGATTATGTTCTCCGCCGGACTCCCCCCTGATGCTTCCGTCACAGAGATTGAAATCTATTGCGATGCCGTCGATCCTTCAGGTGATATTATTCGTGCCGGCACTTATGGCCGCGGATTATGGGAATCCGATGTATTTCATACCACTCCTGTTGCTGCCTTTTCAGCCAGTGAAACGACTATCCCCGCCGGCTGTGGCATTGACTTTACTGATCTTTCTTCGGGCGTTCCTACTTCCTGGGATTGGGAATTTGACGGGGCGAATCCTTCGACTTCAGGTGAAAGAAATCCTTCCGGAATCACTTATGAATCGACAGGGACATTCCAGGTCAAGCTGGTTGCCATGAACGAAGCAGGGAGCGATTCGGTGGTCTATTTTAATTACATCACGGTCAGTGATACGATTCTGCCACTGGTGGATTTCAGCACCGATCTGACAAGTATTTGCACCAATGGCATCGTCCATTTCACCGATCTGTCGCAATATTGTCCTAATGCCTGGGAGTGGTCATTCTCACCGGCTTCTGTCGATTTCAAGGAAGGAACAAGCGAAAATTCACAAAACCCTATCGTTGAATTCAGGCAGACCGCGATGTATACCGTAACGCTAACTGTAACCAACAATAACGGCCAGGGGACCCTTACCCGCACCGATTATATCCAATCCGGGGGCTTTAACCTGCCTTTTGAAGAGGACTTTGAAACGGGCTCCCTGGAAGACAGGAACTGGACAGTGGTCAATCCTGATTTTGGCTACACCTGGACCGATTACCTGATCGAAGAAACCGGCAATCATGCTGCAAGGATGAAGTTTTACGGTTATTTCAAAATGACTGAACGTGATGGACTGGTAAGCCCTTATCTCAATTTCAGCCAGTTCGGAAATGTATACCTGACCTTTGACCATGCATATGCCCAGCGCTTCAATCAAAAAGATTCACTGATCATTTATATTTCGAGCGGTTGCGAAGAAAACTGGACCCGCATTTGGGCCAATGGTCCCGATGGCAATGGCTGTTTTGAAACCGCCTCTGCAACACCTTATGAGTTTGTCCCAATCGCTAACGAGGACTGGTGCAGCTTAGGCTGGGGTGCTGATTGCTTCACCCTTGATCTCAGCGAATGGGCCGGCGACTACAATGTGAAGATCAAGTTTGAAGCCTATAACAACCTGGGAAATAACCTTTACCTGGATAATATCACGGTAACCAATACAACCGGGGGTGTGGATATTTTACCGGCCCTGGGAACTTTCACCGTTTATCCTAACCCAAGCCATGGGCTTTTCACGTTATACGCTGCCGGAATTAACGGGCAAATGGAATTGGAAATTTTCAATGCGCAGGGCCAACCGGTCAGGAAGGATGCTTTCAGCAACAGCGATGAAGCTTACCAGCGGACGATTGACATGAGTGGTTTACCAAAAGGTGTTTACATGGTACGATTGGTCAGCGGGGAAAGAGTTCACTTAAGGAAAATAATCCTGGAATAATATTTTCACTGATAGAACGCTGAGTGATAATAAGAACGCAAAGATAGAACCAGTCTTTGCGTTCTTTTCATTTATTTGCGACCTTTGCGTGAACCCTTAAAAATGAATCTTTTTTATACTCCTGATATTACTGATGGTCTTTATTCCCTGAACGAGGAAGAATCACGGCATTGCCGGATGGTTCTGCGCCTGCGCGAAGGCGACATCGTCAATCTGACTGACGGAAAAGGTACCCTCTTTGAAGCCCGCATTATGGATGCTCGTAGCAGGCAGGTAACCGTTGAAGTTATCAGCCGGCAGGATGGCTATGGCCGGCGGAATTACCGTTTGCATATAGCTGTGGCGCCAACCAAGAACATCGACCGTTTCGAGTGGTTTCTCGAGAAGGCTACAGAGATTGGTGTGGATGAAATCACACCATTGATCTGCGATCATTCAGAGCGCCGGCAGCTTCGTACCGACCGGCTGGAGAAGGTGATCACCGCAGCCGTGAAGCAATCGCTAAAGGCATATCATCCAAAATTAAATGAACCTGAGCCCCTGGGCAAATTCCTGGAAAACCCTCACCCGGGAGATAAATACATGGCTTATATTACTTCCGGGGCTCCCCTACTGAAGCAATTATATCAAAAAGGAGCTGATGCCGTCATCCTTATCGGTCCGGAAGGTGATTTCAGCCCGGCCGAAGTTGAAGCCGCGATAAAGTGTGGTTACCAGGTTATTTCCTTAGGCGAAAGCCGTTTACGGACAGAGACGGCTGCGGTTGTGGCATGCCATACGGTGCAGTTGATTAATCAGTAGATCCCCACCGTTTCACCATTTCACTGCTTCCCGCCGGGTATATTTTTCATTTTTCCGGATTATGTGATGAAAAACCTTTTAATTAAGATAATCAAGAAAAATGAAAAACATCGAAATTACAAAAGGCCAGATAGAAGGGAAAGATCACCGAGGAGCAGATCAGGGAGTATTTGTTATACCTGATCGAGCATCGTGACATTTCGATTTCTTACCAGAACCAGTCGATCAATGCCATTAAATTTTACTATGAGCAGGTTTTGGGCAGGCTGGTAAAGAGTTACCATATACAACGGCCCAGGAGGGAGCGGAAATTACCGAATGTATTGAGTGAAGAGGAAGTTCAGATGATACTCAACAACACGGATAATCTGAAGCATAAGGCGATTCTTTCTTTGATTTATTCTGCCGGTTTGCGGCGGAGTGAGTTAATCAATTTACAGCCAACGGATATCGATTCAAAGCGGATGTATGTGATCATCAGGGGTGGCAAGGGGAATAAAGACAGGTACAGCATATTATCGGAAAAAGTCTTGATTTTATTAAGAAAATATTTTCGAAAGTATAAGCCATTTAATTGGTTATTTGAAGGACAATTCGGCGGGCAGTACAGTGCATCGAGCATACAGAACATACTTAAGAATGCTGTCGCCAAAGCCAGGATAAAAAAGAAGGTGACAGTTCATACATTAAGGCATTGTTTTGCGACCCACCTGTTGGAGCATGGGGTTGATCTGAGATATATCCAGGAATTACTAGGGCATAAGAATGCCAAGACGACGGAGATTTACACTCACATCACGCAGCGGGGTTTAGGCAAAATAAAGAGTCCGCTTGACAATTTAGATATTTAATTTGCTTATATTTGAGGAATACAAATCATTGATGTTTTTGCAACTACATTTAGCCAACGATTTTAAGATGTATTCGTTATTACACAATAAGCCCAGAATAGACGGACTAAAGATAATACACATTCCATGCTGTTTTAGCATTATAAATTCAATATTTGAAGCGCTAGATTGTAAATATATGCAATACATTTAGCCATACGTTAGCAATAATTTGGTTCTTGGAACAATGAGGAAATATTACATGCTATTGGCCTTAATTG contains the following coding sequences:
- a CDS encoding cytochrome c oxidase subunit 3: METTFVLPNSGHNRDDMSSKMGMWLFLFTELLLFGGLFLVYMIYRFVYHDDFLEASLNLQVLFGAVNTIVLLTSSMTVAMSITAMQKGNAQLSKRLIWLTILSAGIFLVIKFFEWSAKFEHGLFPGMAHYGELANGERLFFFLYFFMTGLHALHVIIGAIFLLYVIKSIQKQKVRQDKYMLLENAGLYWHLVDLIWIYLFPLFYLIH
- a CDS encoding cytochrome C oxidase subunit IV family protein; protein product: MNHQDKPSSHAHEVHITSYKDHASTFLGLVLLTIMTVTVSVFGADLYTLTVLTALAIASTKAIVVALNFMHLKHDPKIFRAMIGIVLLLFIVFAVLTLVDYMIRP
- the coxB gene encoding cytochrome c oxidase subunit II, with translation MSGASNFVQGVDLTFIIILGVSVFFLVSITAVMIYFVIRYSRKRNPKATNIEGNNTLEIVWTVIPLILVLIMFYFGWLGFRPMRNVPEGAIPVKAIGQMWSWMFEYENGKNSAELVVPLNKPVKLNLSSRDVIHSLYIPAFRIKEDVVPGKNNYLWFTAQEEGEYDIFCAEFCGDRHSYMLSKVRVLPEAEYNSWLASSDIPAGEHPGLTLMKQNACVTCHSQDGSKIIGPSFKGLFGRKEIIIADGIEKEITVDEAYIKRSIYEPNAQVVKGFNPGLMISYQQQLSEEDIQKIIDYMKGL
- the cyoE gene encoding heme o synthase, whose product is MKSEIENRKSKIENLTVFLELSKVKITFAVALTTITGYLLAGGSFDIGLILPTLGIFLLACGSSAINHFQERDQDAKMERTRNRPIPSGRISPAGALVFAFLLSASGSVLLYLGSGMLGMQLGLIALIWYNAIYTPLKKKTAFAVVPGAVIGSIPPLVGWVAARGHLGDPRAIFMAFFFFIWQVPHFWLLMLKYGDEYVKAGFPSITQLYTSRQIKHITFIWILATAVSAMMLPVFDVVDSWVVMGGLLISSIWLVGQFTRLLSIRDLPFNPIRYFMKINYFVLAVIIFLSLDRFI
- a CDS encoding DUF4492 domain-containing protein → MRVFKKIFFFYYDGFHSMTWGRKLWIIILIKIFIMFAILRVFFFQDFLDSRFGSDREKSEYVVDELTKRNLND
- a CDS encoding cytochrome ubiquinol oxidase subunit I encodes the protein MIDSIDYSLVDWSRAQFALTAMYHWLFVPLTLGLSFIMAIMESIYARTGDPHWKKVTKFWMTLFGINFAIGIATGIILEFEFGTNWSNYSWFVGDIFGAPLAVEGIMAFFLESTFVAVMFFGWNKVSKRFHLASTWLVAVGASLSALWILVANAWMQNPVGMQFNPDTARNEMVNFWEVLFSPTAINKFLHTVTSGFVLAAVFVIGISAWFMLHKREMLFAKRSMLVASVFGLVSGSFLILTGDGSAREMARVQPMKFAAMEGLYDGRRNAPLVAIGLFAKPGSPGNPDQEEFLVKIEIPNMLSYMAFLDPHAFVPGIKDLIQGNEQEGLISYAEKIKRGKMAIQTLKDYKKAVADNDKALSNALRAKFDDPAFIDNYFRYFGYGYYDDPKDIIPSVPVSFYSFHVMVILGVHFMILFLLVFILLFKGTIHQKRWILFVALFTIPLAYIASMAGWMLAEFGRQPWVIQDLMPTIAAVSRIDSTSVQITFWLFAVLFTALLIAEVRIMTEQIKKGPKNEGGH
- a CDS encoding cytochrome d ubiquinol oxidase subunit II, whose amino-acid sequence is MFENLSYLALQQYWWIIISLLGSVLVFLFFVQGGQTLIYKLGRTETERTMIVNALGRKWEFTFTTLVTFGGAFFASFPLFYATSFGGAYWVWMLILIAFVIQAIAYEFRTKPRNFLGQRTFETFLYLNGAVGTILVGTAVATFFTGSSFFVNDMNFSEWKTPFHGLELAFGFSKYTAFINLSLGLAVFFLSRVLGNLYLVNTIDDAILHKRAFHLLFRDALPFLLFFLFFLVNILVRKGFAYNPDTGEVFMEPFKYLHNLIQMPVVLILLLAGVALVVAGLYKTWKSYDTFHTKAIWFVGPGAILTVFALFLTAGFNHTAFYPSIYDLQSSLTIENASSSKYTLAAMSYVSLLVPFVFAYIWYAWKAINKKKIDKKEMEEETHKY
- a CDS encoding T9SS type A sorting domain-containing protein, whose protein sequence is MKIRRFLLITLLWSTMTFTSLAQSTSAAAPDTADYPYWIEMMADPTENFFHVQKAFNIYFENRDMTKVKGWKPFKRWEYRMLEGRIYPDGTRRPEDHVIKAYEQYLSSHQGARSLAGDWTNLGPFVIPDGKGYKGLGRLNAIAFDPVDPDIIWVGSPSGGLWKTTTGGNNWISSTQDLPSLGVSAILIDHTNPSVMYIGTGDRDAGDANGIGVYRSTDGGETWEAWNSGIGNRIVGRLLMHPSNHLIIFAATNGGLYRSTNGGGTWTHIENGDFKDVVFKPSDPGIVYAAGNGNFYRSTNGGLSFSQVTSGLPGSSRAAIAVSPDNPSYVYVILTNGDSFKGLYRSTDSGQNFSVRSTSPNIMSWGCNGGDGGQAWYDLDIAADPTDSDVIFAGGVNCFKSASGGTTWNISSHWWGDCGVTSVHADLHVLEYNPLNNRLYAGNDGGVYYTTNQGASWVEITNGLPIGQVYKIGQSATVRNKTVNGYQDNGSSTYMGDYWQNILGGDGMECAVDQVDANYSYATIYFGYIARFFQNINNGTVAENGFNGINESGAWITPFLLDEKNPNIMFVGYKNIWRSTNIKSPSNQIIWQKISDGLAGINDQDMRALEQSPANTDILFAARYDNKLFRTDDCKAASPSWINLTYMLPEIAGINDVECDPFIPDIVYISLNNRIYKSTDRGQSWEDISGTLPDVAYTSIATYKNSHGGLYISSDIGVFYRDEFMNDWIMFSAGLPPDASVTEIEIYCDAVDPSGDIIRAGTYGRGLWESDVFHTTPVAAFSASETTIPAGCGIDFTDLSSGVPTSWDWEFDGANPSTSGERNPSGITYESTGTFQVKLVAMNEAGSDSVVYFNYITVSDTILPLVDFSTDLTSICTNGIVHFTDLSQYCPNAWEWSFSPASVDFKEGTSENSQNPIVEFRQTAMYTVTLTVTNNNGQGTLTRTDYIQSGGFNLPFEEDFETGSLEDRNWTVVNPDFGYTWTDYLIEETGNHAARMKFYGYFKMTERDGLVSPYLNFSQFGNVYLTFDHAYAQRFNQKDSLIIYISSGCEENWTRIWANGPDGNGCFETASATPYEFVPIANEDWCSLGWGADCFTLDLSEWAGDYNVKIKFEAYNNLGNNLYLDNITVTNTTGGVDILPALGTFTVYPNPSHGLFTLYAAGINGQMELEIFNAQGQPVRKDAFSNSDEAYQRTIDMSGLPKGVYMVRLVSGERVHLRKIILE
- a CDS encoding 16S rRNA (uracil(1498)-N(3))-methyltransferase, translated to MNLFYTPDITDGLYSLNEEESRHCRMVLRLREGDIVNLTDGKGTLFEARIMDARSRQVTVEVISRQDGYGRRNYRLHIAVAPTKNIDRFEWFLEKATEIGVDEITPLICDHSERRQLRTDRLEKVITAAVKQSLKAYHPKLNEPEPLGKFLENPHPGDKYMAYITSGAPLLKQLYQKGADAVILIGPEGDFSPAEVEAAIKCGYQVISLGESRLRTETAAVVACHTVQLINQ
- a CDS encoding tyrosine-type recombinase/integrase produces the protein MLYLIEHRDISISYQNQSINAIKFYYEQVLGRLVKSYHIQRPRRERKLPNVLSEEEVQMILNNTDNLKHKAILSLIYSAGLRRSELINLQPTDIDSKRMYVIIRGGKGNKDRYSILSEKVLILLRKYFRKYKPFNWLFEGQFGGQYSASSIQNILKNAVAKARIKKKVTVHTLRHCFATHLLEHGVDLRYIQELLGHKNAKTTEIYTHITQRGLGKIKSPLDNLDI